A stretch of Paenibacillus peoriae DNA encodes these proteins:
- a CDS encoding RNA-directed DNA polymerase, producing MQTERFNKLRKSDLSKIFEKKTIIEVWRKIVRSQLRSLDLKDLYDHYDFNFNIEERAASIRNDILGGTYKVSQPLIYRIEKKLGVCRHLVTPQPTDALVFQVLVENISESILAKQPSKNAFYSRDKHSVGKPHDSDDYNFNWRSQWKKLQKQIYKFSDEKELIIVTDLSNYYDSIDLKELRKVFTSYTQINEVIIDLVFKIIEDISWKPDYLPYSQRGLPTTNIEGVRLLAHSFLFEIDDIIMQKTNNSFTRWMDDIIIGIDSKKQGIETISVISDMLKSRGLALNLSKTNIYGEKEAYYHFQIEANRYIDMVEKKLKEETDFKDFYKELDKRFTNHFKEKNKGAKYWDKIAKRYITLYGKLNYKKLLKKLPKIYVDYPVLRENLIKYLNNIGYCEETSQNVLEIMKTIDIFDDRSLYQLCYLVTQWEVPNNNESKLFLEEFEKLISKFSFERAHPTDFYCLLWFKSKYNHSEELLKFVRKYKNKWQTDTFLRRQVTATLSRLLNFNNKVVEEILYSQISSGVPNTVTLANQILLFSSLDKVEPKMMMYLFQPKIQSPYPLGKFLVLCSALNSEQIRNNDAIKLKIKEHIHDPYYLKWLEMQYNIS from the coding sequence TTGCAGACAGAGAGATTTAATAAGTTGAGGAAAAGTGATCTGTCAAAAATTTTTGAAAAAAAAACAATAATAGAAGTTTGGAGGAAAATTGTTAGGAGTCAATTAAGAAGTTTGGACCTTAAAGACCTGTACGATCATTATGATTTTAATTTTAATATCGAGGAAAGAGCAGCATCAATACGAAATGATATTTTAGGAGGGACTTACAAAGTTTCTCAACCTCTTATATATAGAATTGAAAAAAAACTTGGCGTGTGTAGACACTTAGTTACACCTCAACCTACTGATGCCCTTGTATTTCAAGTACTAGTTGAGAATATTAGTGAAAGTATACTAGCTAAACAGCCTTCAAAGAATGCTTTTTATTCAAGAGATAAACATAGTGTAGGAAAACCACATGATTCAGATGACTATAATTTTAATTGGCGTTCACAGTGGAAAAAGTTACAGAAACAAATTTATAAATTTAGTGATGAAAAAGAATTAATCATTGTTACTGACTTATCAAACTATTACGATAGTATAGACCTTAAAGAGTTGAGAAAAGTATTTACAAGCTATACACAAATAAATGAAGTAATCATAGATTTAGTGTTTAAGATTATTGAAGATATCTCTTGGAAACCGGACTACTTACCTTACTCGCAACGTGGTCTACCTACAACAAACATTGAAGGAGTCAGACTCCTAGCTCATTCTTTTTTATTTGAAATAGATGATATTATTATGCAAAAGACTAATAACAGTTTTACACGGTGGATGGACGATATAATTATTGGAATCGATTCAAAGAAGCAAGGAATCGAAACAATTAGTGTTATCTCTGATATGTTAAAAAGCAGGGGATTAGCTTTAAATCTTTCAAAAACGAATATATATGGGGAAAAAGAGGCTTATTATCATTTTCAGATAGAGGCAAATCGATACATTGATATGGTAGAGAAAAAATTGAAAGAAGAAACTGATTTTAAAGACTTCTATAAAGAATTAGATAAAAGGTTCACTAATCACTTTAAGGAGAAAAATAAAGGGGCAAAGTACTGGGATAAAATTGCAAAGAGATATATAACACTCTATGGGAAATTAAATTATAAAAAATTATTAAAAAAATTGCCTAAAATATATGTTGATTATCCTGTCCTGCGAGAGAATCTTATCAAATACCTAAATAATATTGGTTACTGCGAAGAAACTTCCCAGAATGTACTTGAGATAATGAAGACAATTGATATCTTTGATGATCGCTCGTTATATCAATTATGTTATTTAGTAACCCAATGGGAAGTACCGAATAATAATGAATCAAAATTGTTTTTAGAAGAATTCGAAAAACTTATAAGTAAATTTTCATTCGAGAGGGCTCATCCAACCGATTTTTATTGTCTATTATGGTTTAAATCAAAGTACAATCACTCAGAAGAGTTATTGAAGTTTGTGAGAAAATACAAAAATAAGTGGCAGACTGATACATTCTTGCGAAGACAAGTTACTGCAACATTGTCTAGGCTTCTTAATTTTAACAATAAAGTTGTCGAAGAAATTTTGTACAGTCAGATATCGTCTGGTGTTCCTAACACTGTCACTCTCGCTAATCAAATATTATTATTTTCTAGTCTTGATAAGGTAGAACCTAAGATGATGATGTATCTTTTTCAACCTAAAATACAGTCCCCTTATCCATTAGGTAAGTTTTTAGTGCTATGTTCTGCTTTAAACTCCGAGCAAATAAGGAATAACGATGCTATTAAACTAAAAATTAAAGAACATATTCATGATCCTTATTATTTGAAATGGTTAGAAATGCAATATAATATTAGTTAG
- a CDS encoding thermonuclease family protein — protein sequence MSRGSNKNIGTAKILGFVFIIMIVLAIIQYFGLLIIAGGLGYWGYKRYQIGKAANQKSKSATVLFSLASIFFVSFLINITVHKDETKVAAPAIVPVEQTVKTELKAEPVSANAVQTSPVVTTADPAKKTNQKNRLPITLIEGTDGDTFKALVEGKEEKIRLLLVDTPESVKQGTPVQPFAKEASDFTLKQLKKGNLELELDISERDKYGRLLGYVWVGDKMLNEQLLEQGYARVAYVYQPNVKYVDQFEAIQTTAKKAGVGIWSLENYAQEDGFHEQVAKKTTATANNENKHNSSSSHDKPSAPKKEVVKPAPEPTESTEYVFYKNCSEAKADGAAPLYEGEPGYRSKLDRDHDGVACER from the coding sequence ATGAGTAGGGGAAGCAATAAAAACATTGGTACAGCAAAGATACTAGGTTTTGTATTTATCATCATGATAGTCTTGGCGATCATACAGTATTTTGGATTACTTATTATTGCAGGTGGTCTAGGGTATTGGGGCTATAAAAGATACCAGATTGGAAAGGCAGCTAATCAAAAGAGTAAATCGGCTACAGTGTTATTTTCATTAGCCAGTATTTTTTTCGTCTCCTTTCTCATCAATATCACTGTACATAAGGACGAAACGAAGGTCGCCGCGCCTGCAATAGTTCCAGTTGAACAGACTGTAAAGACTGAGCTGAAAGCAGAGCCAGTCTCGGCCAATGCTGTTCAAACTTCACCTGTTGTTACAACTGCTGATCCTGCTAAGAAAACTAATCAAAAAAATCGTCTTCCTATTACACTGATCGAGGGTACGGATGGCGACACATTCAAAGCTTTGGTGGAAGGCAAGGAGGAAAAGATTCGTCTTCTGCTGGTTGATACACCAGAGAGCGTGAAGCAGGGAACGCCAGTTCAACCGTTTGCCAAAGAAGCATCTGACTTCACATTAAAACAATTGAAAAAAGGTAATTTGGAGTTGGAACTGGACATTTCTGAACGAGATAAATATGGTAGGTTGCTCGGCTATGTATGGGTCGGTGACAAGATGCTGAATGAGCAGCTCTTGGAGCAAGGATACGCTAGAGTAGCGTATGTCTATCAACCTAACGTAAAATACGTCGACCAGTTTGAAGCGATCCAAACGACAGCGAAAAAGGCTGGAGTAGGGATCTGGAGTCTTGAGAACTATGCTCAGGAAGATGGATTCCATGAGCAAGTGGCGAAAAAAACAACAGCTACAGCGAATAATGAGAATAAGCACAACAGCTCATCGTCACATGATAAACCGTCTGCACCAAAAAAAGAAGTTGTTAAGCCTGCCCCTGAACCGACAGAGTCAACAGAGTATGTCTTCTATAAGAATTGCTCTGAAGCGAAAGCCGATGGAGCTGCTCCGCTCTATGAGGGAGAACCAGGGTACAGATCTAAATTAGATAGGGATCATGATGGTGTGGCTTGTGAGAGATAG
- a CDS encoding copper amine oxidase N-terminal domain-containing protein: protein MGKDLTGAIKNTIMSSLLFASFVGFTQPTFAAQENNISVRVNGVAVVMAEGKAYVDAAKNTTYVPLRFVSEALNAKVGWDAATKQADVKVDNPEANVQVTVGKPTITVNGVAKNLNAPAVLKSTTGFTYPRTMVPLRAISEGLGAKVVYNAADKRVDIITTWETGNAGTTTPSTLGTNGNSGNAGDTTTKPTKTTNPTNPDETTEPTTPPVSDQYDWKPYPGSSQAEIAPKVFAGFKYNKSTGAVSVTIPKIADSDIQAAFIAGSNPKSGKVTKLEPGKEYKFTASDFSLNIDFVDKEGTGMIDSYSILTEAVAKIRVPLPVDGDLTVLDQYQNMVPLSTVYKALGITP, encoded by the coding sequence GTGGGTAAAGATTTAACTGGGGCGATTAAGAATACAATCATGAGTTCATTACTGTTCGCTTCTTTTGTTGGATTTACACAACCTACATTTGCGGCACAGGAAAATAACATTTCTGTCCGAGTTAATGGAGTGGCTGTGGTAATGGCTGAGGGTAAGGCTTATGTAGATGCTGCTAAGAATACTACTTATGTTCCCTTGAGATTCGTATCTGAAGCACTGAATGCAAAAGTAGGTTGGGATGCTGCTACAAAGCAGGCTGATGTTAAAGTGGATAATCCTGAGGCAAATGTGCAGGTGACTGTGGGCAAACCGACGATTACTGTTAATGGTGTCGCTAAAAATTTGAATGCGCCAGCTGTTTTGAAGTCTACAACTGGCTTTACATATCCGCGGACGATGGTACCGCTCCGGGCAATTAGTGAGGGTTTGGGAGCGAAGGTTGTATATAATGCGGCCGATAAACGGGTAGATATTATAACTACTTGGGAGACGGGTAATGCGGGAACAACAACTCCTTCGACACTTGGGACAAATGGAAACAGTGGGAATGCTGGTGATACTACGACAAAACCAACGAAAACTACTAATCCTACTAACCCAGATGAAACAACTGAGCCAACAACGCCACCTGTGAGTGATCAATATGATTGGAAACCTTATCCTGGATCATCTCAGGCTGAGATTGCACCTAAGGTGTTTGCTGGATTTAAGTACAATAAATCTACGGGTGCTGTATCAGTTACAATACCTAAGATTGCAGATAGCGATATTCAAGCTGCATTTATTGCAGGATCTAATCCAAAAAGTGGTAAGGTAACTAAATTGGAACCTGGTAAAGAGTACAAATTTACTGCATCTGATTTCTCTTTGAATATTGATTTTGTGGATAAAGAGGGTACGGGAATGATTGACAGCTACAGTATTCTCACAGAAGCTGTTGCCAAGATACGAGTACCTCTTCCAGTTGATGGAGACCTTACTGTTCTTGATCAGTACCAAAATATGGTCCCCCTTTCTACCGTTTATAAAGCACTTGGCATTACCCCGTAG
- a CDS encoding transcriptional regulator: MKHTPTIRAELDRYLQQEGLSLTQFGHIADMNRGAVSAIVTGNKPLSVNQLDRITEAMGLPEGHFYDLFIENYIIDHPPNMRRIEPFLFRCAELDKLDAIRRVVGAIMDNLLYSPKLFEIAEELLSQEKNAAALLLYEGVAEAEKYQHSERLAVCQYRIFTIQIGDDQSQNLKAATLFEPFVERLDEIDQLDALKDLANVYRSLRKWDKVDEMARQMRTKAEIQYSLKHQEKRELRDIEKRTRGPLFGYIAYADLLCAGVYEAQGDYHQALQYTYAYANLDWVKETDEDTQHWIGLFKHWAKANIIVNKLLSGDIKVLQEYIEYIDAAEDTTQEDKVIQLLNIMIAANRYDIDVSNIIKRFEADIVSLSQHSPSDMYTQQVVPDYFAWCGYELAHYYLHRNSYDDGFKHLMYSMVSYHTLNNETYFINCMGLFLHFREHATPETKANFLNFIEKVWMNNVKKNGTVDRRS; this comes from the coding sequence ATGAAGCATACACCTACGATTCGAGCAGAATTAGACAGATACCTACAACAAGAAGGATTGAGTTTAACACAATTTGGTCATATTGCGGATATGAATAGGGGAGCAGTAAGTGCTATCGTGACAGGAAACAAGCCTTTGTCTGTTAACCAGCTCGACCGAATTACCGAGGCTATGGGTTTACCTGAAGGTCACTTTTATGACTTGTTCATAGAAAACTACATCATCGACCATCCTCCGAATATGAGGCGAATCGAGCCATTTTTGTTTCGCTGTGCGGAGTTGGACAAGTTGGACGCGATCCGTCGAGTGGTGGGAGCCATCATGGATAATCTACTGTATTCACCCAAGCTATTTGAAATTGCAGAAGAATTATTGTCGCAGGAAAAAAATGCGGCTGCATTGTTGCTCTATGAGGGGGTAGCTGAAGCGGAGAAATATCAACATTCTGAGCGTTTGGCAGTCTGTCAATATCGTATATTTACGATCCAGATTGGAGACGATCAAAGCCAGAATCTCAAGGCTGCAACACTATTTGAACCCTTCGTGGAACGTCTGGATGAAATAGACCAGCTTGACGCATTGAAGGACTTGGCAAACGTGTACAGGTCTTTGCGTAAATGGGACAAGGTAGACGAAATGGCAAGGCAAATGAGAACTAAAGCGGAAATCCAGTATAGTTTAAAACACCAAGAAAAACGTGAGTTACGAGATATTGAAAAGAGAACAAGAGGGCCGCTATTTGGATACATTGCTTATGCTGACTTATTGTGTGCAGGTGTCTACGAAGCCCAAGGCGATTACCACCAAGCTCTACAATATACATACGCCTATGCTAATTTAGATTGGGTTAAAGAGACAGACGAAGATACCCAACACTGGATTGGCTTGTTTAAGCATTGGGCAAAAGCTAATATTATTGTCAATAAGCTTTTATCCGGAGATATAAAGGTGCTGCAAGAATATATTGAATACATCGATGCAGCGGAGGATACAACACAAGAAGATAAGGTCATCCAACTGCTGAATATTATGATAGCGGCTAACCGATATGATATTGATGTTAGTAACATAATTAAACGTTTTGAAGCGGACATTGTATCATTGTCGCAACACTCACCAAGTGATATGTATACTCAACAAGTGGTGCCAGATTATTTTGCTTGGTGTGGTTACGAGTTGGCTCATTATTATTTACATAGAAATTCTTACGATGATGGCTTTAAACATTTGATGTATTCAATGGTAAGTTATCATACACTAAATAATGAGACTTATTTCATAAATTGTATGGGGCTGTTTTTACATTTTCGAGAACATGCGACTCCTGAAACCAAAGCAAATTTTTTAAATTTTATTGAAAAGGTGTGGATGAACAATGTTAAAAAAAATGGCACTGTTGATCGTCGCAGCTAG
- a CDS encoding M15 family metallopeptidase: protein MEKMLTLDQLKKKSDKRLIGLDSVFKLVIEKLIERCYARGVWIVITQGLRTYAEQDALYAQGRNGDKRPKVTKARGGYSNHNFGFAADFALLLRDGRTVSWDTLKDDDKDSLPDWSEVVEEAKKLGLEWGGDWRTFKDMPHLQMVFGLSTADFRAGKRPSQAQLNAVLSRLNKMDMEDEEMTAEEKAAFKALQKRVIVLESANKLTKVPAWAEQACINAKAVGALDTANDGSFDFYRMVTILDRAGVFKRGVVAQ from the coding sequence ATGGAAAAGATGCTGACGCTGGACCAACTAAAGAAAAAATCTGACAAACGCTTGATCGGACTAGATTCGGTCTTCAAGCTTGTTATAGAAAAATTAATTGAGCGCTGCTATGCCCGTGGTGTTTGGATTGTGATAACCCAAGGTTTACGAACATATGCGGAGCAGGACGCGCTCTATGCCCAGGGACGGAATGGAGATAAGCGCCCCAAAGTAACAAAAGCCAGGGGCGGATATAGCAATCATAACTTTGGGTTTGCGGCCGATTTCGCGCTGTTGTTGCGTGACGGTCGTACGGTGTCTTGGGATACATTGAAAGACGATGATAAGGATTCCCTTCCTGACTGGTCGGAGGTCGTTGAAGAAGCGAAGAAACTTGGGCTTGAGTGGGGAGGAGACTGGCGCACATTCAAGGACATGCCCCACCTGCAGATGGTCTTTGGCTTGTCTACAGCAGACTTTCGGGCAGGTAAACGACCAAGTCAGGCGCAGCTTAATGCTGTGTTGTCCAGATTGAACAAAATGGATATGGAGGATGAGGAAATGACAGCAGAAGAAAAAGCAGCGTTTAAGGCGCTACAGAAACGTGTGATCGTGCTTGAATCTGCAAACAAACTTACAAAGGTTCCAGCGTGGGCTGAGCAAGCCTGCATCAACGCCAAGGCTGTAGGGGCACTGGACACAGCAAATGATGGTAGCTTTGACTTTTACCGTATGGTCACGATCCTTGACCGAGCCGGAGTATTCAAAAGGGGAGTTGTCGCACAATGA
- a CDS encoding phage holin family protein: protein MSQIKMFGSTVWTAIVGTSEKEAAAGGVAALTGLIVTFLGGWDKPLQVLLTMMVLDYIFGVAAAIKNKKMDSDVMFWGGIRKATVLTVVGLSAQLDNWLQPGAPIFRTAAIYFYAGREGLSLAENWGAMGIPLPFKLKSFLQQLKDKGDGKDADAGPTKEKI, encoded by the coding sequence GTGAGCCAAATAAAAATGTTTGGCAGCACCGTATGGACCGCAATCGTCGGGACATCGGAAAAGGAGGCGGCGGCAGGGGGAGTGGCAGCGCTGACCGGTCTGATTGTTACATTTTTGGGTGGGTGGGACAAGCCGCTTCAGGTGCTGCTTACGATGATGGTATTGGATTATATTTTTGGAGTTGCCGCAGCTATTAAAAACAAAAAAATGGACAGCGATGTGATGTTTTGGGGAGGCATTCGAAAGGCTACGGTTTTGACGGTGGTGGGATTGTCTGCACAATTGGACAATTGGCTACAACCAGGCGCACCGATCTTCCGGACGGCGGCTATTTACTTCTACGCTGGCCGTGAAGGACTTTCCTTGGCCGAGAACTGGGGAGCAATGGGAATACCACTGCCCTTTAAGCTTAAAAGTTTCTTGCAGCAGTTAAAAGACAAGGGAGATGGAAAAGATGCTGACGCTGGACCAACTAAAGAAAAAATCTGA
- a CDS encoding CD1375 family protein has translation MNEQIKKAFATTLVHLILAGRREIEDVPVALRDLVKADLGITEPTQVAPAVEQTTEQEA, from the coding sequence ATGAATGAACAGATTAAAAAAGCTTTTGCGACGACACTTGTACATCTTATCCTTGCTGGCCGACGTGAAATTGAGGACGTGCCAGTAGCATTGCGAGACTTGGTTAAAGCTGACTTGGGCATTACTGAGCCTACGCAAGTGGCTCCAGCAGTTGAACAAACAACAGAACAAGAAGCGTAA
- a CDS encoding phage tail protein translates to MAEQVLTVTTVYAREQMAQARAEGGTLTKVVKMAFGSGGVDTEGKPLPLDGTEQVLKAELIQKDISGHEFIAPATIRYVCSLAETELAGKTINELALVDSAGKFTAVRTMTNKIKDGDIEFVFEIDDIY, encoded by the coding sequence ATGGCAGAACAAGTATTAACGGTGACAACGGTCTATGCGAGAGAACAGATGGCCCAAGCGCGAGCCGAAGGCGGCACGTTGACTAAAGTGGTCAAAATGGCATTTGGCAGCGGTGGGGTTGATACAGAGGGCAAGCCTTTGCCTTTGGATGGCACAGAGCAAGTATTAAAAGCGGAACTGATTCAAAAGGATATCTCGGGCCACGAATTTATCGCCCCAGCAACGATCCGTTATGTCTGTTCTCTTGCAGAAACAGAGCTTGCCGGAAAAACGATCAATGAGCTTGCCCTGGTAGATTCGGCGGGGAAATTCACGGCGGTTCGCACCATGACCAATAAAATCAAAGACGGCGACATAGAGTTTGTCTTCGAGATTGATGATATCTATTAA
- a CDS encoding putative phage tail protein — MIPLRYREMLPPHMYEIDMAERHFDVMELEVNDREKSIDDLGNQFVLKTATWALPIWEWIYFHQEQIGNLEQRRDAIRRKRWAKRPFTLPVLRLIGGKYGNLLDIQEDFLKKTILFVYGIDTQLNVKGLMEDFEYIRPVHINKAQPTFRIDVHHKFGIKTRIRFHSRVGFFGGKPWYLDGTKLLDGSASLSGWTGERQRKRNRLELKVSNPITNRQEGILKVRKNYWVFDGQNLLDGSHSLSSTETILHV; from the coding sequence ATGATACCTCTGCGATACCGGGAAATGCTGCCGCCACACATGTATGAGATCGACATGGCCGAGCGGCATTTTGACGTCATGGAGTTGGAAGTAAACGATCGGGAAAAGTCGATTGACGATCTGGGAAATCAGTTCGTTTTAAAGACTGCTACTTGGGCATTGCCTATTTGGGAGTGGATATATTTCCACCAGGAGCAGATTGGGAACTTAGAACAGCGCCGTGACGCGATACGTCGTAAGCGTTGGGCCAAGCGACCTTTTACACTGCCGGTACTGCGACTGATTGGTGGGAAGTACGGTAATCTGTTGGACATACAAGAGGATTTTCTAAAGAAGACGATCTTGTTTGTGTATGGTATCGACACACAGTTAAACGTTAAAGGCCTGATGGAAGACTTTGAGTACATTCGGCCTGTTCATATTAACAAAGCGCAGCCTACTTTTCGTATTGACGTTCACCACAAATTCGGAATTAAAACACGTATTAGGTTCCATTCCCGCGTAGGTTTTTTCGGTGGCAAACCGTGGTATCTAGATGGAACAAAATTACTGGATGGGTCCGCTTCGCTTTCTGGTTGGACTGGCGAACGGCAGCGCAAACGAAACCGATTGGAGCTGAAGGTCAGCAATCCAATTACGAACCGACAAGAGGGAATTTTAAAAGTCCGCAAAAATTATTGGGTGTTTGATGGTCAGAACTTGCTTGATGGTAGCCACTCACTGAGCTCAACAGAGACGATTTTACATGTATAG
- a CDS encoding baseplate J/gp47 family protein produces the protein MNVKLTDLPALPPMAILEETPEEVYRRWVNRALTLAQERGLPPPPTDPGELFYDLWYPIAMEYAEQQELLTYAFLQAFPIWADSEYLDGHGWSDGMPRKVGEDDDTYRLRMLERAFTEEGSGRRKDYETWAKELEGVGGAVAIEKEQHDNSIDLYLTDLQGQPITEEFAAKVKADMWENKRIAGHDLAVHPAPVFTLQVAGKLNTILPLSELVEPIRKRIADYAIGRTKLVFNYVGAALLVKGVEDYDNLTLNGAAEDINVPATSVLNIEVTLT, from the coding sequence GTGAATGTGAAATTAACAGACCTTCCTGCACTGCCACCGATGGCAATTTTGGAGGAAACCCCAGAGGAAGTTTACCGCCGATGGGTCAACCGGGCGCTTACATTGGCACAAGAACGCGGTCTACCTCCACCCCCGACGGATCCGGGAGAGTTATTTTATGATCTGTGGTATCCCATCGCTATGGAATACGCTGAACAGCAGGAGTTGTTAACATATGCCTTTCTCCAAGCCTTCCCCATCTGGGCAGACAGTGAGTATTTAGATGGTCACGGATGGTCGGATGGTATGCCTCGGAAGGTGGGGGAGGACGACGACACGTACCGATTGCGAATGCTTGAGCGTGCGTTTACTGAGGAAGGCAGCGGGCGTCGAAAGGACTATGAGACATGGGCAAAGGAGCTGGAGGGCGTTGGCGGTGCTGTTGCCATTGAAAAGGAGCAGCACGATAACAGCATCGATTTGTATCTCACTGACCTTCAAGGACAGCCGATCACGGAAGAGTTTGCCGCTAAAGTTAAGGCGGATATGTGGGAAAACAAGCGGATTGCCGGGCATGATCTGGCTGTACATCCTGCCCCAGTATTCACGTTGCAAGTAGCTGGGAAACTAAATACAATTCTTCCGCTTTCGGAACTGGTAGAGCCCATTAGGAAGCGAATAGCCGACTACGCCATTGGTAGAACAAAGCTGGTATTCAACTATGTTGGTGCTGCTCTGCTTGTGAAGGGTGTTGAGGATTACGACAATCTCACGCTTAATGGAGCGGCAGAGGATATTAATGTCCCGGCCACGTCTGTTTTGAATATTGAGGTGACCCTGACATGA
- a CDS encoding DUF2634 domain-containing protein, whose amino-acid sequence MADDETLFPDIDFSALDEVELTETVASETKWTYVIDYRTRQMATTDDGRPKKTATYGEYLMQTALKILNTERFQYVVYDADIGVERSEWANWEDVEIKRDIEEALAAHTEISQAEVLSMERNGQNMYLRIKLTGLAGEVELEEAIEL is encoded by the coding sequence GTGGCTGACGATGAAACGTTATTTCCGGATATAGACTTTTCCGCATTGGACGAGGTGGAGCTGACCGAAACCGTAGCGTCTGAAACCAAATGGACGTACGTGATCGACTATCGCACGCGGCAGATGGCAACCACCGACGACGGGCGTCCCAAAAAAACGGCTACGTATGGTGAATACCTTATGCAGACGGCGCTAAAAATCCTGAACACCGAACGATTTCAATATGTGGTGTATGACGCTGATATCGGTGTCGAACGATCTGAATGGGCCAATTGGGAGGACGTTGAAATAAAACGCGACATTGAGGAAGCTTTGGCAGCTCATACGGAAATCTCTCAAGCTGAGGTATTGTCGATGGAGCGGAACGGCCAGAACATGTATTTGCGAATTAAATTAACCGGGCTGGCCGGAGAAGTAGAATTGGAGGAGGCGATTGAATTGTGA